In Candidatus Bathyarchaeia archaeon, the genomic window AGGGGTTACGCCGGGCTTTTGGCCAATGATTTCATCTTTTTGGACGATGTAATGGTCGACGGCTTGATGCACTTGGGTGGGACTTATTTGAAGAGCTCTAGGGCCGAGGCCATGAAGACGGAGGAGGGCATCTCGAGGGCTGTCGAAGTATTGGAAGGGAACGGCGTGGAAGGATTCATAGCCATAGGCGGCAACGGCTCCTTCAGGGCCGCTTGCGAGATCCACGACGCCAGCGGGATACCGATCGTTGGGATACCGGCATCAATAGACAACGACATAGCCGGGACCGATGCGACGATAGGATTCGATACTGCAGTGAATACTGCCCTCGAGGCCATCGATAAGATAAGGGATACGGCGACATCGCATGAGAGGATCTTCGTCGTCGAGGTGATGGGTCGGAATAGGGGCTTCATAGCGTTGGAGGTTGGATTGGCAGCCGGGGCAGAGGTCATCCTCGTGCCAGAGGTGAAATACGACATAGGGGAGGTCTGCGAGAGGCTTAAGGAGATCGGCCGCAGGGGGAAGAGGTCCGGGGTCGTGGTCATGGCCGAGGGGGCCGGCGATTGCATGGAGGTGAAGAAGGCCTTGGAGGAGAGGGCAGGGTTTGAGGTCAGGCTCACGAGGCTCGGCCATATACAGCGGGGCGGGCGCCCGACGGCTCGGAGCCGGTTCTTGGCTTGCGAAATGGGCGCGGCCGCGATCGAGTTCCTCCTCGAGGGGAGGAAGAGGGATATGACGGCGCTCCAAGGGGGGCGCATAGTCCCGGTCGATTTGAGATATGCTTGCACTGCGGAGAAGCCATTCGATAGGAGGCTTTATGAGCTGGCGATGGCGCTCTCGGCCTGAGCCCGTCGGGCCGCGCGGCCCGATGGGCGCCAGCCCAGCTCACTTCAAGACCTTCCCGGTCATTATGTACCAAATGTATAGATCCAATTCCCCGGCGCTTATCCCCAGCTTACTGGCGATCGCCAAGAGCAACTTTTCCAATTCCAGATATCTCCCTTTGCCCAAGGATTTCGGTATTTCTCCAATTAATCCCTTCTCCCTTAGGAACTTCAGGATATGCCTATCTATTATTGCAACGTCCTTGAACCCGACGTTCCTCAGGAAATGGCTCGCCTCCTTATATCCGAGGCCCTTGATACCCTCGACCAGCCATTCCCTAGCCGCCTTGGCATCGGGAAACCCTCTCAATCTATCCTTCAATTTGCCATAAAATCGCCTAGCCTCCACGATATACTTGGCCCTGGCCTTCGGATACCTATGACCCAGCTCCTTAAGCCTTTCGAAGAGCTCCTGCTCGCCAAGCCTCAGGAATCCATTCCCTATGGCTCTTTGGATCCCGATCCCCCTCTCTGCCGAGAAATTTGCGGTCAATATACAAAAGCATAATTCCTCGAATAGCCCTTCCTCACTCCCCCCGACCCTCTTGAACTCCTCCATTCGGCCCCTTACGAGATCGCCGACATCCTCCATGGCCCTTTTCAATTCGTCCAAGAAATCTAGCCGGACGAGCCTAGCCCTGAGGCGCGCTCTTGGACCGACGGCGCCGCGGAAATCCCAGACCGCATAAGGTATGCCCGTTTCTGCCTCCAAATCCGAGGCCAATTTCCCCAAGAGGGCATGGGCATCGATTTTATTATGTTGATCCGACGAAAGTTCC contains:
- a CDS encoding ATP-dependent 6-phosphofructokinase, which translates into the protein MKLIAVATTGGDAPGMNAALRAVVKAATSRGLRVIGFERGYAGLLANDFIFLDDVMVDGLMHLGGTYLKSSRAEAMKTEEGISRAVEVLEGNGVEGFIAIGGNGSFRAACEIHDASGIPIVGIPASIDNDIAGTDATIGFDTAVNTALEAIDKIRDTATSHERIFVVEVMGRNRGFIALEVGLAAGAEVILVPEVKYDIGEVCERLKEIGRRGKRSGVVVMAEGAGDCMEVKKALEERAGFEVRLTRLGHIQRGGRPTARSRFLACEMGAAAIEFLLEGRKRDMTALQGGRIVPVDLRYACTAEKPFDRRLYELAMALSA
- a CDS encoding N-glycosylase/DNA lyase, whose amino-acid sequence is MDELKRAMEDVGDLVRGRMEEFKRVGGSEEGLFEELCFCILTANFSAERGIGIQRAIGNGFLRLGEQELFERLKELGHRYPKARAKYIVEARRFYGKLKDRLRGFPDAKAAREWLVEGIKGLGYKEASHFLRNVGFKDVAIIDRHILKFLREKGLIGEIPKSLGKGRYLELEKLLLAIASKLGISAGELDLYIWYIMTGKVLK